In the genome of Porphyrobacter sp. ULC335, one region contains:
- a CDS encoding TrbC/VirB2 family protein — protein sequence MNILPFARSRLSCLATGGLLTLLVAGPAQAAGSSMPWEAPLQAILESIQGPVAKIIAVIIIIATGLALAFGDTSGGFRRLIQIVFGLSIAFAASSFFLSFFSFGGGALV from the coding sequence ATGAATATTCTGCCCTTTGCGCGCTCGCGCCTCTCCTGCCTTGCCACCGGCGGCCTGCTCACCCTGCTGGTCGCCGGCCCCGCACAGGCCGCCGGATCGTCGATGCCCTGGGAAGCCCCGCTCCAGGCGATCCTGGAATCAATCCAGGGGCCGGTCGCCAAGATCATTGCGGTGATCATCATCATCGCCACCGGACTCGCCCTGGCATTCGGCGATACCTCGGGCGGCTTCCGCCGCCTGATCCAGATCGTGTTCGGACTCTCGATTGCCTTTGCGGCCTCGTCCTTCTTCCTCTCGTTCTTCTCCTTCGGCGGGGGAGCGCTGGTCTGA
- the trbB gene encoding P-type conjugative transfer ATPase TrbB, with product MLRTALGPEIASWLADIAIIEVMLNPDGRLWVDRLGSGICATPFGMSASDGERIVRLVAHHVGAEVHSGAPRISAELPDGGERFEGLLPPVVAAPSFAIRKPAVSVFSLGDYVTAGIMRDAEAEALADAVRGRRNILVAGGTSTGKTTLVNALLSEVAAGDDRVILIEDTRELQCAAPNLVSLRTKEGVASLSDLVRSALRLRPDRIPIGEVRGPEALDLLKAWGTGHPGGIGTIHAGSALGTLRRLEQLIQECVVVVPRPLIAETIDVIAVLARDGSGRRLAELAAVRGLDPRGEYVLAPLVTNDGEPL from the coding sequence ATGCTGCGCACCGCGCTCGGGCCCGAGATCGCCAGCTGGCTCGCCGATATTGCCATCATCGAGGTGATGCTCAACCCCGACGGGCGCCTCTGGGTAGACCGGCTCGGCAGCGGGATCTGCGCGACGCCCTTCGGGATGTCGGCCAGCGATGGCGAGCGGATTGTGCGGCTCGTCGCGCACCATGTCGGTGCCGAAGTGCACAGCGGTGCGCCGCGTATCTCGGCCGAGCTTCCCGATGGCGGGGAACGCTTCGAGGGCCTGCTGCCACCGGTGGTTGCCGCACCGAGCTTTGCGATCCGCAAACCTGCGGTCTCGGTCTTCTCGCTCGGCGACTATGTCACAGCCGGCATCATGCGGGATGCCGAGGCTGAAGCCCTTGCAGATGCTGTGCGGGGGCGCCGGAACATTCTTGTCGCGGGCGGCACATCGACCGGCAAAACAACCCTGGTGAACGCCCTGCTCTCTGAGGTCGCTGCAGGTGATGACCGCGTTATCCTCATCGAAGACACGCGTGAGCTGCAATGCGCGGCGCCCAATCTTGTTTCGCTCCGCACCAAGGAGGGGGTGGCGAGCTTGTCGGATCTCGTTCGCTCGGCGCTTCGCCTGCGACCGGACCGCATCCCGATCGGTGAGGTGCGCGGGCCCGAAGCCCTCGACCTGCTCAAGGCATGGGGCACGGGTCACCCGGGCGGCATCGGCACCATCCATGCAGGCTCAGCCCTGGGCACGCTGCGCCGCCTCGAGCAGCTCATCCAGGAATGCGTTGTCGTCGTTCCACGCCCGCTGATCGCCGAAACGATCGACGTCATCGCAGTCCTCGCGCGGGACGGCAGCGGCCGGCGCCTTGCCGAACTTGCCGCGGTGCGGGGCCTCGATCCGCGCGGCGAATACGTGCTCGCCCCACTCGTCACGAACGATGGAGAACCCTTGTGA
- a CDS encoding recombinase family protein, which yields MREFSDQPIKRCAIYTRKSTTHLLDHEVNSLVTQREISSAYIKSQQYKGWVELPQHHDDGGHSGSGLERPALAELMRDIEAGKVDAVVVYKIDRLTRSLLDFVRLIEMFDRQSITLVSISQAFDTSDSMGRMILNVLLTFSQFERELIAERVRDSIRTRKRHGRIHGGLPPFGYIAGTDGIHIDEAEAAIVRFIFTEFLRTRRYTAVMRAVREAGYCSSVKLSRRGVPRGGTPMSPGTVYGILRNPIYVGQIHGHDTTYQGLHKPLISEATWVAAQALSEKRKKRSPHAKATHHFLAGLLWDDLGRHMLLDLNWQRGRTYCAYVSSNAAWSQVEYRRAYRCNADNLDRTVLAAVCEFLGDRGKLRGALKGLGLFGNELDQLAARGKVLSTTLEDIRPEWRADLFRALVHRIEIAEEVVSVTFRSLELRRLMAWDGKTAFRGRAADWPCSDACYVLDVDVRVITAERWPSLHIRPRPDAPGALPDPKLVDLIRAARKAQILVDEHRDLSIEALAKKQGCRPTHFARLIRLNYLAPDIATSILDGTQPTSLDRKTLLDSNVPTSWSVQRKLFGFPAQERALAPRTLYGRGLWPSSAGRRPASE from the coding sequence ATGCGCGAATTCTCAGACCAGCCCATAAAACGCTGCGCGATCTACACTCGCAAGAGCACAACTCATCTCCTGGACCACGAGGTCAACTCACTGGTGACCCAGCGAGAGATCAGCAGTGCCTATATCAAGAGCCAGCAATACAAGGGCTGGGTCGAGTTGCCGCAGCACCATGACGATGGTGGCCATTCCGGCAGCGGACTCGAACGCCCGGCGCTCGCCGAGCTGATGCGGGATATCGAAGCCGGAAAAGTCGATGCTGTGGTGGTCTACAAGATTGACCGGCTCACAAGGAGCCTGCTCGATTTCGTGCGCCTGATCGAGATGTTTGACCGCCAATCGATCACGCTCGTGTCCATCTCTCAGGCATTCGATACCTCGGACAGCATGGGACGGATGATCCTCAATGTGCTGCTGACCTTTTCCCAATTCGAGCGGGAGCTGATCGCCGAGCGGGTCCGCGACAGTATCCGCACGCGCAAGCGCCATGGGCGAATCCACGGCGGCTTGCCGCCGTTTGGCTATATCGCCGGTACCGACGGCATCCACATTGATGAAGCTGAGGCCGCGATCGTGCGGTTCATTTTCACTGAGTTCCTTCGGACCCGGCGCTACACGGCGGTGATGCGTGCAGTGCGGGAAGCGGGTTACTGCAGTTCGGTCAAGCTATCTCGCCGGGGGGTGCCACGCGGGGGGACCCCTATGTCGCCCGGTACAGTCTACGGTATTCTGCGCAACCCGATCTATGTCGGGCAGATCCACGGTCATGACACGACTTACCAGGGCCTCCACAAGCCGCTGATAAGCGAAGCCACATGGGTAGCGGCCCAGGCCCTTAGCGAGAAGCGCAAGAAGCGGTCGCCGCACGCGAAGGCAACGCATCATTTTCTTGCGGGCTTGCTCTGGGATGATCTGGGCCGGCACATGCTGCTCGATCTCAACTGGCAGCGCGGGCGCACTTACTGCGCTTATGTGTCAAGCAATGCGGCGTGGTCGCAGGTCGAGTATCGCCGCGCTTATCGCTGCAATGCCGACAATCTCGACAGGACCGTTTTGGCCGCCGTTTGCGAGTTCCTCGGCGACAGAGGTAAGCTCCGTGGGGCTCTTAAGGGCCTTGGACTGTTCGGTAATGAACTCGACCAGCTCGCCGCTCGCGGCAAAGTGCTCAGTACGACGCTCGAAGATATCCGGCCGGAATGGCGCGCGGATCTGTTCCGGGCGCTTGTCCACCGGATCGAGATCGCAGAAGAAGTCGTGTCGGTTACTTTTCGGTCACTCGAGCTGCGCCGTCTCATGGCGTGGGATGGAAAGACGGCGTTCAGAGGCCGGGCTGCAGATTGGCCATGCAGCGACGCCTGTTATGTTCTTGACGTTGATGTGCGGGTGATTACCGCCGAGCGGTGGCCTTCACTCCATATCAGACCGCGCCCGGATGCTCCCGGCGCGCTTCCCGATCCCAAGCTCGTCGATCTGATCAGAGCGGCGCGGAAAGCCCAGATCCTCGTGGATGAGCATCGCGACCTGTCGATTGAGGCCCTCGCTAAGAAACAGGGCTGCCGCCCGACGCACTTTGCCCGCCTTATCAGGCTGAATTATCTTGCGCCCGACATCGCCACGTCGATCCTTGACGGCACGCAGCCGACCAGCCTCGACCGCAAAACGCTCCTCGACTCAAATGTTCCGACCAGCTGGTCCGTGCAGCGAAAACTCTTCGGATTTCCTGCGCAGGAGCGCGCGTTGGCACCCAGAACGCTTTACGGGCGGGGTTTGTGGCCTTCAAGTGCCGGGCGGAGGCCTGCTAGCGAGTAA
- a CDS encoding MarR family transcriptional regulator, which translates to MPMNKAEDMNLFEHLEKIDVLIAEIKNYASRSIGIDEQVPSSARTGSAVDIALRIYRQRRARAKHFSVERLFGEPAWDMLLDLFIRQERGEVVSIKSACIGSMVPHTTALRWLNLLAMEGLVALEDDPADHRRRNVILSPRAIEAMANFLHEIED; encoded by the coding sequence ATGCCGATGAATAAAGCAGAAGACATGAATCTCTTCGAACATCTCGAAAAAATTGACGTATTGATTGCCGAAATAAAGAACTATGCGAGCCGTTCGATTGGCATTGACGAGCAGGTGCCCTCTTCGGCGCGAACTGGATCGGCCGTCGATATTGCTCTCAGGATTTATCGCCAGCGTAGAGCGCGTGCGAAGCACTTTTCTGTCGAGAGGTTGTTTGGCGAGCCGGCGTGGGACATGCTTCTGGACCTGTTTATCAGGCAGGAGCGCGGGGAAGTGGTGTCCATAAAGAGCGCTTGCATCGGGTCTATGGTACCCCACACGACGGCGCTGCGGTGGCTCAATCTACTTGCCATGGAGGGGTTGGTTGCTCTTGAGGACGATCCCGCCGATCACCGACGCAGGAACGTCATCCTGAGTCCTCGTGCCATCGAGGCTATGGCAAATTTTCTTCATGAGATTGAGGACTGA
- a CDS encoding winged helix-turn-helix domain-containing protein produces the protein MATHHCPNCGVQLKDFDALSFGNVTIDEPGRLAYNADPVYLPPTQFILADALVRARGRSVTRSMLANLLSSEINDSSVTKYINRLREAFRTFDPNFDQIECVKGFSAYRWIYREVK, from the coding sequence ATGGCTACACATCACTGTCCGAACTGCGGGGTTCAACTGAAGGACTTTGATGCACTTTCGTTTGGAAACGTAACTATCGATGAGCCGGGCAGGTTGGCCTATAATGCTGACCCGGTTTATCTTCCGCCTACTCAATTCATTCTGGCTGACGCTCTTGTCCGTGCTCGTGGCAGAAGCGTAACGCGCTCGATGTTAGCAAATCTTTTGAGTTCGGAAATCAACGACTCCTCAGTTACCAAGTATATAAACAGATTGAGAGAGGCATTTCGAACATTCGATCCCAATTTCGATCAGATTGAATGCGTGAAAGGCTTCTCCGCCTATCGATGGATTTATAGGGAAGTTAAGTAA